In the genome of Streptomyces sp. P3, the window CGGCCGGAAGGGAGGAGCGTCATGATGGAAGTGAAGACGCTCGACAAGCCGGACGAGCGTCGCGATTTCCCCCGCGGCCACATCGAGGCCGTCCACATGACCGGGCTCGACTTCGCCAAGGCGACCTTCGAACCGGGCTGGCGCTGGACCGAGTCGCTGGCGGGGGTCGTGGGCACGGACACCTGCATGATCCACCACAACGGCTATGTGGTCTCCGGGCGCATGCACATCGCCATGGACGAGGGCGGCGAGAGCGAACTCGGCCCCGGCGACGTGTTCGTGGTCCCGCCCGGCCACGACGCCTGGGTCGTGGGCGACGAACAGTGCGTCGTGTACGACTTCGCCGGAGCGATGGCGACGGATTACGCGAAGGCCAAGGAGGCCTGAGCGCCGCCCGGTCCGACCCGGTCCACCCCGCCCGGTCTAGACGGGAAGCAGCCGGCCGATGAGCGCGCCGAGTTGGAGGGCGTTGCGGCATTCGTGCATCGCGACCACCTCGGCGTACTCGGGTGCGGCCGAGTCGCCCGTGCCCCACAGGGACCGGGGCTCCGGGTTCAGCCAGTACAGACGGCGGGCCTGCCCGGCGATCCGGCCCAGCGCGGCCAGGTTCGGATCGGCCATGTTCGTCCGGGCGTCGCCGAGCACGAAGACCGTGGAACGGGGACCGACCGCGGCGCCGTACCGCTCCGCGAACTCGCCCAGGGCCATGCCGTAGTCGCTGCTGCCGTGATAGCCCGTCAGCCGCGCCTCGTCCCGGATGCGGGCGCCGAGGCCTCCGGGATCGGCCGCGCCGTGTTCGAGCAGACCGGTCACCTCGTCGATCCGGTTGA includes:
- a CDS encoding cupin domain-containing protein, whose product is MMEVKTLDKPDERRDFPRGHIEAVHMTGLDFAKATFEPGWRWTESLAGVVGTDTCMIHHNGYVVSGRMHIAMDEGGESELGPGDVFVVPPGHDAWVVGDEQCVVYDFAGAMATDYAKAKEA